Proteins co-encoded in one Bombus pyrosoma isolate SC7728 linkage group LG4, ASM1482585v1, whole genome shotgun sequence genomic window:
- the LOC122566997 gene encoding tubulin beta-1 chain, which yields MREIVHIQAGQCGNQIGAKFWEIISDEHGIDPTGTYHGDSDLQLERINVYYNEASGGKYVPRAILVDLEPGTMDSVRSGPFGQIFRPDNFVFGQSGAGNNWAKGHYTEGAELVDSVLDVVRKEAESCDCLQGFQLTHSLGGGTGSGMGTLLISKIREEYPDRIMNTYSVVPSPKVSDTVVEPYNATLSVHQLVENTDETYCIDNEALYDICFRTLKLSTPTYGDLNHLVSLTMSGVTTCLRFPGQLNADLRKLAVNMVPFPRLHFFMPGFAPLTSRGSQQYRALSVPELTQQMFDAKNMMAACDPRHGRYLTVAAIFRGRMSMKEVDEQMLNIQNKNSSYFVEWIPNNVKTAVCDIPPRGLKMSATFIGNSTAIQELFKRISEQFTAMFRRKAFLHWYTGEGMDEMEFTEAESNMNDLVSEYQQYQEATADEDAEFDEEQEAEVDEN from the coding sequence TTTTGGGAAATTATCAGTGACGAGCATGGTATCGACCCAACCGGTACTTACCACGGTGACTCCGACCTTCAATTGGAGAGAATCAACGTATACTACAATGAAGCGTCCGGTGGTAAATATGTACCACGTGCCATCCTCGTCGATTTGGAGCCAGGCACGATGGATTCCGTTCGCTCGGGACCTTTCGGACAAATATTCAGACCAGACAACTTCGTATTTGGGCAGTCCGGAGCTGGTAACAACTGGGCGAAAGGTCATTACACCGAGGGCGCCGAGCTGGTAGACTCGGTCCTCGATGTAGTCAGAAAAGAAGCCGAAAGCTGCGATTGCTTGCAAGGTTTCCAACTGACTCACTCTTTGGGCGGTGGTACTGGATCCGGCATGGGAACGCTGCTCATTTCGAAAATTCGCGAAGAATACCCCGATAGAATCATGAACACATACTCGGTTGTACCGTCTCCCAAGGTATCAGATACCGTCGTGGAACCGTATAACGCAACACTTTCCGTACATCAACTGGTAGAGAACACGGATGAAACTTACTGTATCGACAACGAGGCCCTTTACGATATTTGCTTCCGCACTCTGAAATTATCTACACCCACCTACGGTGATTTGAATCATCTCGTCTCCCTCACGATGTCCGGTGTCACCACTTGCTTAAGGTTCCCTGGCCAGTTGAACGCTGATCTGAGGAAACTCGCCGTAAATATGGTACCGTTCCCCCGTCTCCATTTCTTCATGCCAGGATTCGCACCACTCACCTCCCGTGGCAGCCAACAATACAGAGCTCTCTCTGTACCCGAACTCACTCAACAGATGTTCGATGCAAAGAACATGATGGCGGCATGCGATCCCAGACATGGAAGATACCTCACAGTAGCAGCAATTTTCCGCGGCAGAATGTCGATGAAGGAAGTCGACGAGCAAATGCTCAACATTCAAAACAAGAACAGCTCCTACTTCGTCGAATGGATCCCCAACAACGTGAAGACAGCCGTCTGCGACATCCCACCTCGCGGCTTGAAGATGTCCGCCACCTTTATCGGCAACTCGACAGCTATCCAGGAGCTGTTCAAGAGAATCTCCGAACAATTTACCGCTATGTTCAGGAGAAAAGCTTTCCTTCACTGGTACACCGGCGAGGGTATGGACGAGATGGAATTCACCGAAGCCGAGTCGAACATGAACGATCTGGTTTCGGAGTACCAGCAATACCAAGAAGCCACCGCGGACGAGGATGCGGAATTCGACGAGGAACAGGAAGCGGAAGTCGACGAAAATTAA